One genomic region from Chondrinema litorale encodes:
- a CDS encoding radical SAM protein codes for MPTRKYTYYDFTLSLCPECLKRIDAKIVFENNKVYMLKRCPEHGNSKVLIADDVEYYKNIRNYNKPSEMPYKFNTKTHYGCPYDCGLCPDHEQHSCLTVVEITDRCNLTCPTCYAGSSPTYGRHRTLEEVKTMLDTIVANEKEPDVVQISGGEPTLHPQFFEILDYAKQLPIKHIMLNTNGLKIAKDFDFAKRLKSYTPDFEIYLQFDSFKEEVLQSLRGADLLKIREQALQHLNELNLSTTLVVTLQKGLNDDEIGKTIDFALKQKCVRGVTFQPTQIAGRLDNFDAQTDRITLTEVRRKILEQTKVFNQDDIIPVPCNPDALAMGYALKLRGMVLPLTRYINPADLLDNSKNTIVYEQDEHLRNKMFELFSTGTSSEAASEGLHSILCCLPKIEAPSLSYDNLFRVIIMQFVDAYNFDVRSIKKSCVHIVNKDNKIIPFETMNLFYRDEKQAYLEKLKQD; via the coding sequence ATGCCTACCAGAAAGTACACCTATTATGATTTTACCCTAAGCCTCTGTCCTGAGTGTTTAAAGCGGATTGATGCTAAAATTGTATTTGAAAACAACAAGGTATACATGCTCAAAAGGTGTCCGGAGCATGGTAACTCCAAAGTGCTTATTGCCGATGATGTGGAGTATTACAAAAACATCAGGAATTACAATAAGCCTTCTGAGATGCCCTATAAGTTTAATACCAAAACCCATTATGGCTGCCCTTACGATTGTGGACTGTGCCCAGACCACGAGCAACACTCTTGCCTTACCGTGGTAGAAATTACCGATCGATGTAATCTTACTTGCCCAACTTGTTATGCGGGCTCCTCTCCTACCTATGGCAGGCATCGCACTTTAGAAGAGGTAAAAACCATGCTCGATACTATTGTTGCTAATGAGAAAGAACCCGACGTAGTGCAAATTAGTGGTGGTGAACCTACATTGCATCCGCAATTTTTTGAGATACTCGATTATGCCAAGCAATTACCCATTAAGCATATAATGCTAAATACCAATGGACTTAAAATTGCCAAAGATTTCGACTTTGCTAAGCGACTAAAAAGCTACACACCTGATTTCGAAATTTACTTGCAGTTCGATTCTTTTAAAGAAGAAGTGTTGCAATCGCTTCGCGGGGCTGATTTACTTAAGATAAGAGAGCAAGCACTACAGCATCTAAATGAGTTAAATCTCTCAACAACATTGGTGGTTACTTTGCAAAAAGGTTTAAATGATGATGAAATTGGTAAAACAATCGATTTTGCCCTTAAGCAAAAATGTGTGCGAGGAGTCACTTTCCAACCAACACAAATTGCAGGTAGGTTAGATAATTTTGATGCTCAAACAGATAGAATTACCCTAACCGAAGTACGCAGAAAAATACTGGAACAAACCAAGGTTTTTAACCAAGATGATATAATTCCAGTGCCTTGTAACCCAGATGCTTTGGCGATGGGCTATGCACTAAAACTTAGAGGAATGGTGCTGCCACTTACCCGTTACATTAATCCGGCTGACCTATTAGACAATAGCAAAAACACCATTGTATATGAACAAGATGAACATTTAAGAAATAAAATGTTTGAGTTGTTTAGTACGGGAACATCCTCTGAGGCTGCTTCAGAAGGTTTGCATTCTATTCTTTGTTGCTTACCAAAAATTGAAGCACCAAGCCTGAGTTACGATAATTTGTTCAGGGTAATTATTATGCAATTTGTAGATGCTTATAATTTTGATGTGAGGTCTATTAAAAAATCTTGTGTGCATATTGTAAATAAAGACAACAAGATAATACCTTTCGAAACCATGAATCTCTTTTACCGAGATGAAAAGCAAGCATATCTTGAAAAACTAAAACAAGACTGA
- a CDS encoding prolipoprotein diacylglyceryl transferase, whose protein sequence is MNIPVEPVFFGIKINIHLITEYLSFFFAFRYYVFLRKKTDDHISGGNRLSIILGAIIGSFLGSRLFGFLENPVINFSSESFIYLLNVKTIMGGLFGGLIGVETAKKIIGEEQSSGDLFTLPIIVGIFIGRIGCFLSGTNEFTYGSETRFFTGVNLGDGVLRHPIALYELVFLLILFFVIRHLKAKNKLKNGELFIIFMLTYFGFRFNIEFIKPNLFFILGLSSIQWLCIICWIYYWKIIVKFFEHAYQKVHLL, encoded by the coding sequence TTGAACATCCCCGTCGAACCAGTATTTTTTGGGATAAAAATCAATATCCACCTAATTACTGAGTATTTATCATTTTTTTTTGCTTTCAGATATTATGTATTTCTGAGGAAGAAAACTGATGATCATATCTCAGGTGGGAATCGTTTGTCTATTATTTTGGGAGCCATTATTGGTTCTTTTCTGGGCTCGCGTTTATTTGGTTTCTTAGAAAATCCGGTTATCAATTTTTCATCAGAAAGCTTTATATACCTGCTCAATGTTAAAACCATTATGGGCGGCCTATTTGGTGGGCTTATAGGAGTAGAAACCGCCAAGAAAATAATTGGCGAAGAGCAGTCTTCTGGTGATTTGTTTACCCTGCCAATTATTGTAGGCATTTTTATAGGTAGAATTGGCTGCTTTTTAAGTGGCACCAACGAATTCACTTACGGTTCAGAAACTCGCTTTTTTACAGGCGTGAATCTGGGCGATGGTGTATTAAGGCATCCTATTGCCTTGTATGAACTAGTATTTTTACTTATTCTATTTTTTGTAATTCGGCACTTAAAAGCTAAAAACAAACTTAAAAACGGAGAGCTCTTTATTATTTTTATGCTTACTTATTTTGGTTTCAGATTCAACATAGAATTCATTAAACCAAATCTTTTCTTTATACTTGGGCTTAGTAGCATCCAATGGTTATGCATAATTTGTTGGATATACTATTGGAAAATAATCGTAAAATTTTTTGAGCATGCCTACCAGAAAGTACACCTATTATGA
- a CDS encoding MFS transporter has protein sequence MLSKFLKPAHRSVATFLAFAIVPISGLATDIYIPSMPSMASELNLPESSIQLTISIFLISYGITQFFAGALIDAFGRYKLSTWSLLLFAITFWITANTENIYVIYAMRAFHGVLSGGVVVAKRTFFVDVYEGEERKHYLSIMTIVWSLGPIVAPFLGGFLQENYGWQANFLVLAVYCLLLFILEVFFSGETLKTRSSFKPEFLVKEFSNMLKTPDFSIGILMCGLSYGIVIFYSLTGPFIIEHTLDYSPIVTGYASLAMGIAWMCGGFAGRFLINKPFIPKLRLANFLQLFAIVAMLASSFKMSTLASLIAFAFLVHLAAGFIFNNYFTYSLSRFPRSAGIASGLVGGVTFLVTSMLSYGLVALFQPTHQLEIAAGYLVIGLICFAVLVVARRKALFASGA, from the coding sequence ATGTTAAGCAAATTTCTAAAGCCGGCTCACCGGAGTGTGGCAACTTTTTTGGCTTTTGCCATTGTACCAATTTCTGGATTGGCTACAGATATTTATATCCCATCCATGCCTAGCATGGCTAGCGAACTGAATTTACCAGAATCTAGCATACAGTTAACTATCAGCATTTTCTTAATTAGTTATGGAATTACTCAGTTTTTTGCAGGTGCTTTAATTGATGCTTTTGGCAGATACAAATTATCTACATGGTCTCTCCTATTATTTGCCATCACCTTTTGGATTACAGCCAATACCGAAAATATTTATGTTATCTACGCCATGAGGGCTTTTCATGGAGTACTTTCTGGTGGAGTTGTAGTAGCGAAGAGAACATTTTTTGTAGATGTATACGAAGGTGAAGAGCGAAAGCATTACCTCAGCATCATGACGATTGTATGGTCTTTAGGCCCAATTGTAGCACCATTTTTAGGCGGATTTTTACAAGAAAACTATGGCTGGCAAGCTAACTTTTTAGTTTTGGCAGTATACTGTTTGTTACTGTTTATCTTAGAAGTTTTCTTCTCTGGTGAAACCTTAAAAACAAGAAGCTCTTTTAAACCCGAATTTTTGGTGAAAGAGTTTTCCAACATGCTAAAAACACCAGACTTCTCCATAGGCATTTTAATGTGTGGTTTAAGTTATGGTATTGTAATTTTCTATAGTCTCACAGGCCCTTTTATAATCGAGCATACCTTAGATTACTCACCAATAGTAACTGGTTATGCCTCTTTGGCTATGGGTATTGCTTGGATGTGCGGTGGATTTGCAGGCAGATTTTTAATTAATAAACCCTTTATTCCAAAGCTTAGGTTAGCCAATTTCTTACAGTTGTTTGCCATTGTTGCCATGTTAGCCTCCTCTTTTAAGATGTCTACTTTAGCAAGTCTAATAGCATTTGCCTTTCTGGTTCATTTGGCAGCAGGGTTTATATTCAATAACTATTTTACCTATTCCCTTAGTAGGTTCCCTCGTTCAGCAGGCATTGCCAGTGGTCTAGTTGGAGGTGTAACCTTTCTTGTTACCTCAATGCTCAGCTATGGATTAGTAGCTTTATTTCAGCCTACTCACCAGTTAGAAATAGCCGCCGGATATTTAGTAATTGGTCTTATTTGCTTTGCAGTTCTAGTAGTAGCCAGACGAAAAGCCTTGTTTGCTAGTGGCGCATGA
- a CDS encoding peptidylprolyl isomerase, producing MKSILIFVLLFSYLTLLGQNKKEIKTQFKQVSSIEDALKLQEKQPDWDVEIYEVNSNDSTFEKSLRNLQIGETLKIKEPTKIIYYKAIEENTALEFRVSYIFFDGNRLEVTQIDSLRDLVIKQLSNGVPFYELHKKYNMDRNPSNGDLGWFKEGDMVSEFENAVRDHKVDEVFKIDIPENQWYYVTLKTFENKKTRTLTTIKLEVSTE from the coding sequence ATGAAAAGTATCCTAATATTTGTATTACTATTCTCATATTTAACACTCTTAGGACAAAACAAAAAAGAGATTAAAACGCAATTCAAACAAGTCTCATCAATAGAAGATGCTTTAAAGTTACAAGAAAAACAGCCTGATTGGGATGTTGAAATTTATGAAGTAAACTCCAATGATTCCACTTTCGAGAAATCACTTAGAAATCTGCAGATAGGTGAAACTTTAAAAATAAAAGAGCCGACAAAAATAATCTACTACAAAGCTATCGAAGAAAATACAGCACTTGAATTTAGAGTAAGCTATATATTTTTCGATGGAAATAGATTAGAAGTGACACAAATTGATTCTTTGCGTGATCTGGTTATAAAGCAATTAAGCAATGGCGTACCTTTTTATGAATTACATAAAAAATATAATATGGATAGAAATCCTAGTAATGGAGACTTAGGTTGGTTCAAAGAAGGAGATATGGTATCAGAATTTGAGAATGCAGTACGTGACCACAAAGTAGATGAGGTTTTCAAAATTGATATTCCTGAAAATCAATGGTATTATGTAACTCTCAAAACTTTTGAAAATAAAAAGACAAGGACATTAACAACTATAAAATTAGAAGTCTCGACGGAGTAG
- a CDS encoding transposase family protein translates to MTTDTKLRALTSLNQTEYRKILNVFSQRVSQKCSTMTLKGKRRVYRAYKEHGNSSLYGSHAKLDFILMYLKENPNQAYHGACFGMTQSKVSEWVRFLLPVLQETLHHLGYMPQSMGRFKANESYDYLLVDVTERIVPRRCDAEGQSEEYSGKKKLHTCKHLAIGDSAGYIHYMTPAYQGSIHDKTIWNDLNIQAMSINLLADLGFQGAQHNHPNIILPYKTPKNAKLTDLQKQINQVINSLRVRIEHAFAGVKRLKIIRNKIRLRTEDVRDSVMMIATALHNLRVDFRKPLISHS, encoded by the coding sequence ATGACAACCGATACTAAACTTAGAGCATTAACGAGTCTGAACCAAACAGAATACAGAAAGATTTTGAATGTTTTTTCTCAACGAGTCAGTCAAAAATGTAGCACTATGACACTTAAAGGAAAACGTAGGGTTTATCGAGCATATAAAGAACATGGCAATAGTAGCCTTTACGGCAGTCATGCTAAGCTCGACTTTATCTTAATGTATCTGAAAGAAAACCCTAATCAAGCTTATCATGGTGCCTGTTTTGGTATGACACAGAGCAAGGTGAGTGAATGGGTCAGGTTCTTACTTCCTGTATTACAGGAAACCTTGCATCATTTGGGGTATATGCCCCAATCGATGGGTAGGTTCAAAGCTAATGAGTCCTATGATTATTTGCTTGTTGACGTAACGGAGCGTATAGTTCCCCGTCGTTGTGACGCTGAGGGTCAGAGTGAAGAATACAGTGGCAAGAAAAAGTTACACACCTGCAAACATCTTGCAATTGGGGATTCAGCGGGGTATATCCATTACATGACACCTGCCTACCAAGGTAGTATCCATGATAAAACTATCTGGAATGATTTGAATATACAAGCAATGTCTATTAATCTGTTAGCTGATTTAGGTTTCCAAGGAGCACAACATAACCATCCCAATATCATACTCCCTTACAAAACACCAAAAAATGCAAAGTTGACAGATCTGCAAAAGCAGATCAATCAAGTCATCAATAGTTTGAGAGTTCGTATTGAACATGCTTTTGCTGGTGTTAAACGGCTAAAAATCATTCGTAATAAAATTAGATTGAGAACCGAAGATGTTAGGGATTCAGTGATGATGATAGCTACTGCATTACACAACTTGAGAGTAGACTTTAGAAAGCCTTTAATAAGTCATTCGTGA
- a CDS encoding YhdH/YhfP family quinone oxidoreductase, producing the protein MQHTKSTFKAFRIEEENGNYINSIKEMQFSSLKENEIRVKVHYSSLNYKDALSASGNKGVTRNYPHTPGIDAVGVIEESTSSQYNVGDAVIVTSFDLGMNTDGGFAEYIQVPVEWAVKLPEPMSMKDAMIYGTAGLTAGMSVSRLIELVKPKDGKIAVSGATGGVGALSVSILSKLGYSVVAITGKESEKAHLMNLGAKEILLRSEIENFDKKPLLKTVFAGAIDTVGGVILENIIKSTKAMGAVTCCGNVASPKLDLTVFPLILRGITLIGIDSQNFPMQYRTKIWEQLANNWKPANLTEIYNEVKLDGLQAKIDLMLQGKLKRKTIVTLLE; encoded by the coding sequence ATGCAACACACAAAATCAACATTTAAAGCTTTTCGAATAGAAGAAGAAAACGGAAATTATATAAATTCAATTAAAGAGATGCAATTTAGCTCTTTAAAAGAAAATGAAATTCGTGTAAAAGTACATTACAGCTCATTAAACTATAAAGACGCCTTATCTGCCTCGGGCAACAAAGGGGTTACTAGAAACTATCCACATACACCAGGTATCGATGCAGTTGGGGTGATAGAGGAGTCTACCAGTAGCCAATACAATGTGGGCGATGCAGTAATTGTAACCAGTTTTGATTTGGGCATGAACACCGATGGAGGTTTTGCAGAGTACATTCAGGTACCTGTCGAATGGGCTGTAAAACTACCAGAACCAATGAGCATGAAAGACGCCATGATATATGGTACTGCTGGGTTAACCGCTGGTATGTCTGTTTCAAGGCTGATCGAATTAGTAAAACCAAAAGATGGAAAGATTGCTGTTTCTGGAGCAACTGGTGGAGTAGGGGCATTAAGTGTTTCTATATTGAGTAAGTTGGGCTATTCAGTTGTGGCCATAACCGGTAAGGAATCTGAAAAAGCCCATTTAATGAACTTGGGAGCTAAAGAAATTTTGCTACGTAGTGAGATTGAAAACTTCGATAAAAAACCTTTGCTCAAAACAGTATTTGCAGGAGCTATCGACACTGTGGGCGGAGTAATTTTAGAAAACATTATTAAATCTACCAAAGCGATGGGAGCTGTAACCTGCTGCGGAAATGTGGCTTCACCAAAACTAGATTTAACCGTATTTCCATTAATACTGCGTGGAATTACACTTATTGGTATTGATTCTCAAAATTTCCCGATGCAGTACAGAACAAAAATTTGGGAACAACTAGCTAATAATTGGAAGCCTGCTAATCTTACAGAAATATATAACGAGGTTAAACTTGATGGTTTACAAGCAAAAATTGACTTAATGCTACAAGGTAAGCTCAAAAGAAAAACAATTGTGACACTACTTGAATAA
- a CDS encoding winged helix-turn-helix transcriptional regulator produces MKKSYCPIDTFINVFKGKRKATIILHLFQGDKRYNKLAKLLPDISERMLTKQLKELETDGLIKRTVFPEVPPRVEYSLTDLGREIHPVLKGMYKGGMLFEKVIEDYQG; encoded by the coding sequence ATGAAAAAAAGTTATTGTCCTATCGATACGTTTATTAATGTGTTTAAAGGAAAGCGCAAAGCGACAATTATTCTACATTTGTTTCAGGGAGATAAGCGATACAACAAATTAGCAAAACTATTGCCCGATATAAGTGAGCGTATGCTCACAAAACAATTGAAAGAATTAGAGACTGATGGCTTAATTAAGCGCACTGTTTTTCCTGAAGTTCCTCCCAGAGTAGAATATAGTTTAACAGACTTGGGCAGAGAAATCCATCCGGTTTTAAAAGGCATGTATAAAGGCGGGATGCTCTTCGAAAAAGTAATTGAGGATTATCAGGGTTGA
- a CDS encoding helix-turn-helix domain-containing protein: MDMDISSGGLKFLNNVDTDAESIYVHHTKIEEQLPIHSHNKHQLSYVEGGIAFLNTPTNSYFLPARHFVWVPAGMRHNVELRTSIVMVRNLYFPPELFPQDQRLRKMGIYPVTNLIMEMILYTENWRGGFTNTDEQQYQFLIAIRNVLLAVSRTPLPLALPTTKNAQLRLILRHIHQNIDDTLKLDEVARTFGLSSRTLSRLFRKEIDVSFLQYVKMTRIIKSIEMLLETNQTISEIAYGCGYSNVAAFSNVFEQVVHIRPAEFRKQNLRVGSGE; this comes from the coding sequence ATGGATATGGATATCAGCTCTGGGGGCTTAAAATTTCTTAATAATGTAGATACTGATGCAGAGAGTATTTATGTGCACCACACCAAAATAGAAGAACAATTACCCATTCATTCGCACAACAAACACCAGTTAAGCTATGTGGAAGGAGGCATAGCTTTTTTAAATACACCTACTAATTCTTACTTTTTGCCTGCCCGACATTTTGTTTGGGTTCCGGCTGGTATGCGACACAATGTGGAATTGCGAACTTCAATAGTAATGGTTCGGAATCTGTATTTTCCACCCGAATTATTTCCACAAGATCAGCGACTTAGAAAAATGGGGATTTATCCTGTTACCAATCTGATCATGGAAATGATTTTATACACAGAAAACTGGCGTGGAGGTTTTACAAATACCGATGAACAGCAATATCAATTTTTAATTGCTATTAGAAATGTACTGTTGGCAGTTTCTAGAACACCGCTGCCATTGGCTTTGCCCACAACAAAAAATGCACAACTAAGACTCATCTTAAGACATATCCACCAAAACATAGATGATACCTTAAAACTTGACGAAGTTGCCAGAACTTTTGGGCTGAGCTCAAGAACATTATCGCGCTTGTTTCGCAAAGAAATTGATGTTTCTTTTCTGCAATATGTAAAAATGACCAGAATAATTAAAAGCATTGAAATGTTATTAGAAACCAACCAAACCATTAGCGAGATTGCGTATGGATGTGGCTACAGCAATGTTGCCGCCTTTAGCAATGTATTTGAGCAAGTTGTACACATCCGACCAGCAGAATTTAGAAAGCAAAATTTAAGAGTGGGGTCTGGGGAGTAA
- a CDS encoding TolC family protein — protein sequence MKKYIYLLYGILLISYHISTAQITNTDTVLISIDEAWQKAYDNSKELKEQDLKTAIGEENIKDAKMQVLPHVGVEAQYGKLANIPIFVDGITNEPEYVPLTDHSIYDVNVEAYFNIYSGGATKTAIKTAEAKQALLEHIKEETTDQLHLEVIQHYLDLQRFFKFKDLIKHNIKQSEERLRLITELHKNGVVLKSDLLRAQLQLSKQQTQLVTMDNNIVLATQSLNILMGNDDDIPLMPADSIELNNISLPKDYYSYVDASFTHSPLEKMAETEITLSELNANALKADKQPKIGLFGTYSYSYPQIMLYPYEMSPYLLGMAGVRLTYDISALYHDKHKERAAEIAIEHQRVAKENVEDAIRKKIKTAYKRFEEDLQKVEVSKNNIDQAQENYRIVDQTYFNQLALLTDLLDADNQLLQARFELIDNQIAAKLHYYQLIKTSGEL from the coding sequence ATGAAAAAATACATTTATTTACTATATGGTATACTTCTGATCAGTTACCATATATCTACAGCGCAAATAACGAATACAGATACAGTTCTAATTAGCATAGATGAGGCTTGGCAAAAGGCTTACGATAATAGCAAAGAGTTAAAAGAACAAGATTTAAAAACAGCTATTGGAGAAGAAAATATAAAGGATGCAAAGATGCAAGTTTTGCCGCATGTTGGCGTAGAGGCTCAATATGGTAAGCTAGCGAATATTCCCATTTTCGTAGATGGTATTACAAACGAGCCGGAATATGTACCGCTCACAGACCATAGTATTTATGATGTAAATGTAGAAGCTTACTTTAATATATATAGCGGTGGAGCGACCAAAACTGCGATTAAAACTGCCGAAGCCAAACAAGCACTTTTAGAACATATAAAAGAAGAAACTACAGATCAACTTCATTTAGAGGTAATTCAACATTATCTGGATTTGCAACGCTTTTTTAAGTTTAAAGACCTCATAAAACATAATATAAAGCAAAGTGAAGAGCGCCTGCGACTGATTACAGAATTGCATAAAAATGGAGTGGTTTTAAAGAGTGATTTGCTTAGAGCACAATTACAACTTTCTAAGCAGCAGACTCAATTGGTTACAATGGATAATAACATTGTTTTGGCCACTCAATCTTTAAATATTTTGATGGGAAATGACGATGATATTCCACTCATGCCTGCCGATAGTATTGAGCTGAATAACATTTCATTGCCTAAAGATTACTACAGTTATGTAGATGCAAGTTTCACGCATTCTCCATTAGAAAAAATGGCTGAAACCGAAATTACACTTAGTGAATTAAATGCAAATGCTTTAAAGGCAGACAAACAACCGAAAATAGGTTTGTTTGGAACATATTCGTATTCCTATCCGCAAATTATGCTTTATCCCTACGAGATGTCTCCATATTTATTAGGTATGGCAGGGGTTAGATTGACCTACGATATTTCAGCGCTTTACCACGATAAACACAAAGAAAGAGCCGCAGAAATTGCTATAGAGCATCAAAGAGTAGCAAAAGAAAATGTAGAAGATGCTATCAGAAAAAAGATTAAGACGGCTTACAAACGATTCGAGGAAGATTTACAAAAGGTAGAAGTTTCTAAAAACAACATTGATCAAGCACAAGAAAACTACCGCATTGTAGACCAGACTTACTTTAACCAACTGGCATTACTAACGGACTTATTGGATGCAGACAATCAATTATTACAAGCCAGATTTGAACTGATTGACAACCAGATCGCCGCAAAACTTCACTACTACCAATTAATAAAAACATCAGGAGAATTATAA
- a CDS encoding HlyD family secretion protein, which translates to MNAQLNTYEKTDRIVVKITYLIALLILIGLIIWGARAILHHWKYEYTNDAQVQEYINPILSRANGYVQEIRYKDHQQVAKGDTLVILDRDEALVQKELAKATLSAANAQLRVLESNVNTSSNNSGINKAKINAAEAQLWQQQEEFKRYKNLLENEAVTQQRFEDIKTKLKVAEANFESMKQTYQTSLSQTNDVKAQIEVAKATILEKQAALDKIELDLKYAVITAPTDGYMGKKNLQIGQLVQKGQTIVFIVDESQGKWIVANFEETQISTMHEGQEAEITVDAFSDKTFHGKIESFSPATGSQFSLLPPDNATGNFVKITQRFPVRIQFTDDISSLENLRAGMNAEVSIPK; encoded by the coding sequence ATGAACGCACAGCTAAACACATACGAAAAAACAGATAGAATTGTGGTGAAGATCACCTATCTGATTGCATTGCTTATCTTAATCGGGCTGATTATTTGGGGCGCAAGGGCAATTTTACATCATTGGAAATACGAGTACACCAACGATGCTCAAGTACAAGAATACATCAATCCGATATTGAGTAGAGCGAATGGTTATGTACAGGAAATCAGATATAAAGATCATCAGCAAGTTGCTAAAGGAGATACATTGGTAATTCTTGATCGCGATGAAGCACTAGTTCAAAAAGAATTAGCAAAAGCTACCTTAAGTGCTGCCAATGCACAACTTAGAGTTTTAGAAAGTAATGTAAATACTTCTTCAAACAACTCTGGGATAAACAAAGCGAAGATAAATGCTGCCGAAGCACAATTATGGCAGCAACAAGAAGAGTTTAAACGTTATAAAAACTTGTTGGAAAATGAAGCTGTAACTCAACAGCGATTCGAAGATATTAAAACAAAACTCAAAGTGGCTGAGGCGAATTTTGAGTCGATGAAGCAAACGTATCAAACTTCATTAAGCCAAACTAATGATGTAAAAGCGCAAATTGAAGTAGCCAAAGCGACTATTTTGGAGAAACAAGCAGCTTTAGACAAGATCGAACTTGACTTAAAATATGCAGTAATTACTGCACCAACAGATGGCTATATGGGCAAAAAAAATCTTCAAATTGGTCAGTTAGTGCAAAAAGGCCAAACCATTGTATTTATTGTAGACGAAAGCCAAGGCAAATGGATCGTAGCAAATTTTGAAGAAACTCAAATCTCGACTATGCACGAAGGGCAAGAAGCTGAGATTACAGTTGATGCCTTTTCTGACAAAACTTTTCATGGTAAAATCGAGTCTTTTTCTCCTGCAACTGGTTCGCAGTTTTCGCTATTGCCACCAGATAACGCTACTGGTAATTTTGTGAAAATCACACAGCGTTTTCCTGTGCGTATTCAGTTTACAGATGATATCAGCTCACTAGAAAACCTTCGTGCAGGTATGAATGCAGAAGTTTCAATCCCTAAATAA